From the Xenopus laevis strain J_2021 chromosome 7L, Xenopus_laevis_v10.1, whole genome shotgun sequence genome, the window ATTTGTGCCTCATTTTAACACCTAGTACTGTACCCAGTGATCATAAATGAACCCCGTCGTCTCTAGAGTATTGTCTTTATCAAACTTTATCCTTTCGGAAAAATTTATAAATGTGCATGTCCAACTTGTTGTAGAATTTCCAGCCTTCTAGTGTTTCCTAAGCATCCCTTTGTTCTACCATTCAGCCAGATCATCAGTTTCCCTTCTTTACAGACATCAATGaatcaaattcacattttgttaattacaaaaatatttattaatatttaattcataAACAAGTAAAACCAGAGTGATGTTACAGACTGTTGCTCAGGTATACATTATGTGATGATAATGTCGTTGCAGTATATTTAAGATAGATTGTAAGTAAGGGTGTCCCTAATGTATCTCAACCTGAGACTGAACGGCATCTACTAGTACAGCCATTGGCTTGAGGACTTTCTTGTTGATATCCCTGATGTTTTCAAAAGCAAACTTCCCAAACCATGATAAtgaataaatgttaatatttgaTCCCACTAAAATATTGTGTACTGATGTCACTCTGGACATGGGCTAAGCTTATGTTGGAAACTTCAGGTCCTCTTCAGGGAGGCTCTATGAATTGTGTTCCAGTACAACTCCCATCATGTCAGCCAAAGTCAGAAAGCTGGGCTGATATTGGCAGGTACAGAGGTTTTCTACTTTATAAAAGCTGTGAGCCTCAGCCTtgtctaagatataattaacattACAAAATAAACATCTACTAATGGCCTCTCATATTTGGAAAGGATGAAGGGACTCTTGTTTATCTCtcagttgccaccttttaaacgTTGCCATTTATTCTGCGGTTACTTCTCTTGATATCCAGTTCCAGTagatacatgtgtgtgtatatatatacataaaggaaGTAATATGATGTTGTGTAATTAGCTGCATTGATGCATGCGGGAGGTAAGTGAGGGTCTTTATGGGTCCAGTAGTTTTGTTTTATCAACCGATAAGAAGTTGTTAGATCCTTCAGACAAAAGTCCTTATTGTCCTGTCCATACCCTCTCCCAGTCTCCTAATCTTCTCAGTTTCTGGTCTTTAGTTCCCGAGCCAtttggcagagagcacatggGCCACAGAATGAGAGGCACACCCAGTCCTTACAGATAGAACCCTGCGATGAGAAAGAGAATGGGTGAATGATGCGAGAGATGAAAACTCATTGAACATAGTGAGTGCATTAAAGGGCTCTCTTAagccaaaaatattatttataaccaTAACCTCATATACCCAATTTGTTACTATTAGCATCACATCGATACTGATTGGATATCACTGGTTCCCTTGGACCCTTCTACGCCCTTCTGTAGACGGTCATGCTTATGTAAAGCCATTTCGACAAGTGGCCATTTGATTACTGTATATCAACtcattatctacagtatatatgttgtGTACTTCTCTATGTATTCCTCTCTGCGCCAATCAAGTTGCAGACTGCAGTTAGATCAGAATCTATTTACCTCAATGTGGTAGCGTTCTCTTATTCCTGTCCTTACGGCAAGAATAGAGCCGAACAAACATGGCAGGCAGCAGCACTCTCCGAAATCCTGAGACACTTTACAAGCCAAAATACAGGGTACGAAAGTTCCACATAGACCTGGGGGAACAGGATGCAGTTTGGGTTTAGAGGTGGGTACAACACAGAGAAAGGAACTAGAGTATAACAGGTTATGGTGGTAATGGATTCCTTTGTGACCACAAATAT encodes:
- the cnfn.1.L gene encoding cornifelin homolog A, coding for MSYPISAQPQGVQGYMTSNSSQWNSDVFDCCEDMGVCLCGTFVPCILACKVSQDFGECCCLPCLFGSILAVRTGIRERYHIEGSICKDWVCLSFCGPCALCQMARELKTRN